A genomic region of Campylobacter corcagiensis contains the following coding sequences:
- a CDS encoding 5-methyltetrahydropteroyltriglutamate--homocysteine S-methyltransferase, with the protein MSKYSYDIVGSFLRPKKLKEARAKFTSGEISAQDLKEIEDECIKELVEKEKELNLPFITDGEFRREYWHLDFLSFIGGIKRVKASKWSVEFKGNKPKANTIVIEDKIHFDKSHPFLNHFKFLANLTQNAKMTIPSPSMLHLIPCVREENYEPIEIYAKDDNQIYKDIANTYIDAMKEFYKLGCKHLQLDDTSWGEFCDAEKVKAYEARGVNLEKIKDNYVWMLNEIVKAKPDDMIVSVHVCRGNFRSTWFSSGGYESVAKVLFGKCNVDMFFLEYDNDRSGGFEPLRYIKDQKVVLGLITSKFPELEDKDSIKARVKEAIKFVSLDQLLLSTQCGFSSTEEGNELSEDEQWAKIRLVQELAKEIWGE; encoded by the coding sequence ATGAGCAAATACTCTTACGATATAGTTGGCAGTTTTTTACGACCCAAAAAACTAAAAGAAGCAAGGGCTAAATTTACAAGTGGTGAAATTTCAGCACAAGACCTTAAGGAAATAGAAGATGAGTGCATAAAAGAGTTGGTTGAAAAAGAAAAAGAGTTAAATTTACCATTTATCACTGATGGCGAGTTTAGAAGAGAGTACTGGCATCTTGACTTTTTATCATTTATTGGTGGAATAAAAAGAGTAAAAGCCAGCAAATGGTCAGTAGAATTTAAAGGTAATAAACCAAAAGCAAATACTATTGTGATTGAAGATAAAATTCACTTTGATAAAAGCCATCCATTTTTAAATCACTTCAAATTTTTAGCAAATTTGACACAAAATGCCAAAATGACCATTCCTAGTCCATCTATGCTTCACTTAATACCTTGCGTTAGAGAAGAAAACTATGAGCCTATAGAAATTTATGCTAAAGATGATAATCAAATTTATAAAGACATCGCCAACACCTACATAGACGCTATGAAAGAATTTTACAAACTTGGTTGTAAACACCTACAACTTGATGATACTTCTTGGGGTGAGTTTTGCGATGCTGAGAAAGTAAAAGCTTATGAAGCTAGAGGAGTAAATTTAGAAAAAATCAAAGATAACTATGTCTGGATGCTAAATGAGATAGTAAAAGCAAAACCTGATGATATGATAGTAAGCGTTCATGTTTGTCGTGGAAATTTTCGCTCGACTTGGTTTTCAAGTGGTGGATATGAAAGTGTAGCTAAAGTACTATTTGGTAAATGTAATGTTGATATGTTTTTCTTAGAGTATGATAATGACCGCTCAGGTGGATTTGAGCCATTAAGATATATCAAAGATCAAAAAGTTGTCCTAGGGCTTATAACATCTAAATTTCCAGAGCTTGAAGATAAAGATAGCATAAAAGCTAGAGTTAAAGAAGCTATCAAATTTGTGTCATTAGACCAGCTTTTGCTTAGTACTCAGTGTGGATTTTCATCGACAGAAGAGGGAAATGAACTAAGTGAAGATGAGCAATGGGCAAAGATTAGGCTTGTACAAGAATTAGCAAAAGAGATCTGGGGCGAGTAA
- the ppa gene encoding inorganic diphosphatase, whose product MDLSKIKAGSNPDKINAVIEIPYGSNVKYEVDKDSGAVMVDRVLYGAMFYPANYGFVPNTLADDGDPADILVLNEYPLQAGSVIPCRLIGVLVMEDEAGMDEKLLAVPTTKIDPRYENIKSIDDLPKITLDKIKHFFERYKDLEPNKWVKVKEFAGIEKATQILQKSIEKN is encoded by the coding sequence ATGGATTTAAGCAAGATAAAAGCAGGCTCAAACCCTGATAAGATTAACGCAGTTATAGAGATACCATATGGCTCAAATGTAAAGTATGAAGTCGATAAAGATAGCGGTGCTGTTATGGTTGACCGCGTACTATATGGAGCGATGTTTTACCCAGCAAACTACGGCTTTGTGCCAAATACTTTAGCTGACGATGGAGATCCAGCCGATATTTTGGTATTAAATGAGTACCCACTTCAAGCAGGAAGTGTGATACCTTGCCGTTTAATTGGTGTTTTAGTAATGGAAGATGAAGCTGGAATGGATGAGAAACTTTTAGCAGTTCCAACTACAAAAATAGATCCTAGATATGAAAATATAAAAAGTATTGATGATCTTCCAAAGATAACTCTTGATAAGATAAAGCATTTCTTTGAGAGATATAAAGATCTTGAGCCAAACAAATGGGTTAAGGTTAAAGAATTCGCTGGTATTGAAAAAGCAACTCAAATTTTACAAAAATCAATAGAAAAAAACTAA
- a CDS encoding NirD/YgiW/YdeI family stress tolerance protein: protein MKKIVVISLVAASLAFAGGFVSSKNSQNISSVKEVLKAKDDQKVTLRGYINKALGDEKYEFRDQNGDTIIIEIDDDDWGGVTANESTFLEIYGEVDEESNQNNKIDVDRVKLAE from the coding sequence ATGAAAAAAATAGTAGTAATTTCTTTGGTTGCAGCAAGTTTAGCTTTTGCTGGTGGATTTGTAAGTTCAAAAAATTCTCAAAATATAAGCTCTGTAAAAGAGGTTTTAAAAGCAAAAGATGATCAAAAGGTAACCTTAAGAGGCTATATAAATAAAGCCTTAGGCGATGAAAAATATGAGTTTAGAGATCAAAACGGCGATACTATAATAATAGAAATTGACGATGATGACTGGGGCGGTGTAACTGCAAATGAGAGTACTTTTTTAGAAATTTATGGCGAAGTTGATGAGGAATCAAATCAAAACAATAAAATTGATGTTGATAGAGTAAAATTAGCGGAGTAA
- a CDS encoding adenylate kinase codes for MKNLFLIIGAPGSGKTTDASAIKEMNQSVAHYSTGDMLRAEVASGSELGNEIKSYIDQGNLVPLDVVVNTIVSAIENSELDFIIIDGFPRSVEQMTKFDEVMAEKKSINLISVIEVTVSEETAKDRVLGRARGADDNEEVFNNRMKVFLEPIEDIRKFYTDKKIYRSIDGERTVEEIVGEMNEIIVSEIMKQMN; via the coding sequence ATGAAAAATCTATTTCTAATAATCGGAGCCCCAGGAAGCGGTAAAACAACAGATGCAAGCGCAATTAAAGAGATGAATCAAAGCGTTGCACACTACTCAACAGGAGATATGCTTAGAGCTGAAGTAGCAAGTGGTAGCGAACTTGGAAATGAGATAAAAAGCTACATAGATCAAGGAAATCTTGTTCCTCTTGATGTGGTTGTAAACACCATAGTATCAGCTATTGAAAATTCAGAGCTTGATTTTATCATCATAGATGGCTTTCCTAGAAGCGTTGAGCAAATGACTAAATTTGATGAAGTTATGGCTGAGAAAAAAAGTATAAATTTAATAAGCGTCATAGAAGTAACAGTTAGCGAAGAGACTGCAAAAGATAGAGTTTTAGGTAGAGCAAGAGGAGCTGATGACAATGAAGAAGTATTTAACAACAGAATGAAAGTTTTCCTAGAACCAATTGAAGATATTCGCAAATTTTATACAGATAAAAAAATATATAGATCAATAGATGGCGAAAGAACAGTAGAAGAAATAGTTGGCGAAATGAATGAGATTATTGTCTCAGAGATAATGAAACAGATGAATTAA
- the aspS gene encoding aspartate--tRNA ligase, which produces MRSHYCTDLSKDDIGKEVLICGWVNSYRDHGGIIFIDLRDRTGLLQLVCDPADSKESYKIANTVRNEFVLKAKGRVRARGEGLTNPKLKTGEIEVVVDELKIENPSKALPFVLGDKEVGEETRLKYRFLDLRTPENFERFKMRSKAAMACRNALDRLGFVEVETPILTKATPEGARDYLVPSRVYNGEFYALPQSPQLFKQLLMCAGFDKYFQIAKCFRDEDLRADRQPEFTQIDIEMSFCEQKDVMKVGEEVLKDIFKACGYEVNTPFPIMTYKDATEIYGSDKPDLRYDLKMVDVDDVFEKCSNEIFTKIASDKKRNRIKALRVPNGDNIFSKRQMKGFEDFVRKFGASGLAFIQVKEDGLKGPLVKFFEDAPEALDELVKRCELEVGDVVFFGAGKKKVVLDYMGRFRIFLANEMGIIDQNKMEFLWVIDFPMFEENDDGSYSAMHHPFTMPNNIDDDIDDITSVAYDVVLNGVELGGGSIRIHKNDIQQKVFAKLGINETEQRDKFGFLLDALSFGAPPHGGIAIGFDRLIMLATKSSSIRDVIAFPKTQRAQCPMTKAPSKASDEQLKELGLRVIKKENK; this is translated from the coding sequence TTGAGAAGTCATTATTGTACTGATTTATCAAAAGATGACATAGGTAAAGAGGTTCTTATCTGTGGCTGGGTAAACTCTTATAGAGACCACGGCGGTATCATCTTTATAGATTTAAGAGATAGAACAGGACTTTTACAACTTGTTTGTGATCCAGCAGATAGTAAAGAGTCTTATAAGATAGCAAACACAGTAAGAAATGAGTTTGTGTTAAAAGCAAAAGGTAGAGTTAGAGCTAGAGGCGAAGGGCTTACAAATCCTAAACTTAAAACAGGTGAAATAGAAGTAGTAGTTGATGAACTAAAGATAGAAAACCCAAGTAAAGCCTTGCCTTTTGTTTTAGGAGATAAAGAAGTTGGCGAAGAAACAAGGCTTAAGTATAGATTTTTAGATCTTAGAACACCTGAGAATTTTGAGCGTTTTAAGATGAGATCAAAAGCTGCTATGGCTTGTAGAAACGCTCTTGATAGACTTGGATTTGTTGAAGTTGAAACTCCGATTTTAACAAAAGCAACACCTGAAGGAGCAAGGGATTATCTAGTTCCTAGCAGAGTTTACAATGGCGAGTTTTATGCTTTACCACAAAGTCCACAGCTTTTTAAACAGCTTTTAATGTGTGCTGGATTTGATAAATATTTTCAAATAGCAAAGTGCTTTAGAGATGAAGATTTAAGAGCAGATCGCCAGCCTGAATTTACTCAAATAGACATAGAGATGAGCTTTTGCGAGCAAAAAGATGTAATGAAAGTTGGCGAAGAGGTTTTAAAAGATATCTTTAAAGCTTGCGGATACGAAGTAAATACACCATTTCCTATCATGACATACAAAGATGCTACTGAAATTTATGGAAGTGATAAGCCAGATCTTAGATATGACCTTAAAATGGTAGATGTAGATGATGTATTTGAAAAGTGCTCAAATGAAATTTTTACCAAAATAGCAAGTGATAAAAAAAGAAATAGAATAAAAGCCTTAAGAGTTCCAAATGGCGATAATATCTTTAGTAAACGACAAATGAAAGGTTTTGAAGATTTTGTTCGTAAATTTGGAGCAAGCGGGTTAGCATTTATTCAAGTAAAAGAAGATGGCTTAAAAGGTCCGCTAGTTAAGTTTTTTGAAGACGCACCAGAAGCATTAGATGAACTTGTAAAAAGATGCGAGCTAGAAGTAGGCGATGTTGTATTTTTTGGTGCTGGTAAGAAAAAAGTAGTGCTTGATTATATGGGAAGATTTAGAATTTTCTTAGCTAATGAAATGGGCATTATAGATCAAAACAAGATGGAATTTTTATGGGTTATAGATTTTCCTATGTTTGAAGAAAATGACGATGGAAGCTACTCAGCGATGCACCACCCTTTTACTATGCCAAACAATATAGATGATGATATAGATGATATCACAAGTGTAGCTTATGATGTTGTTTTAAATGGCGTTGAACTAGGCGGTGGAAGTATAAGAATTCACAAAAATGATATCCAGCAAAAGGTCTTTGCTAAGTTAGGCATAAATGAAACTGAACAAAGAGATAAATTTGGCTTTTTGCTTGACGCTCTTAGTTTTGGAGCTCCACCACATGGCGGTATTGCGATCGGCTTTGATAGACTTATCATGCTTGCTACAAAGTCAAGTTCTATAAGAGATGTCATAGCATTTCCAAAAACCCAAAGAGCGCAATGTCCAATGACAAAAGCCCCAAGTAAGGCAAGTGATGAGCAGTTAAAAGAGCTAGGACTTAGAGTAATTAAAAAGGAGAATAAATGA
- a CDS encoding NAD(+)/NADH kinase, with protein sequence MNIKNLHENLKFAGIIAKNPSSALEISEILREFKIESLFETKSAKALGLKPYSLCEISKFTNFIISVGGDGTLIGACREVVGKCNFNPYILGVYDGNLGFLTDIKISEFKGFMSEFLKGEYKVEHPLMLEARFYKNSQLVSTKVAFNDVVFTRTAVLSMSSVDAYLNGEKFNSYYGDGVIISSPIGSTAYNMSAGGPIIYPLSSDICITPICSHSLTQRPLVISGFANLSFKNSSGSKVGVVIDGQKIYDMDKFDEIFVGLGKSSANLIRHIGRDYFAVLRDKLNWGHIK encoded by the coding sequence ATGAATATAAAGAATTTACACGAAAATCTAAAATTTGCAGGCATCATTGCTAAAAACCCAAGTAGCGCTCTTGAAATTTCTGAAATTTTAAGAGAATTTAAAATAGAATCGCTATTTGAAACTAAAAGTGCAAAAGCTTTGGGCTTAAAACCCTACTCGTTATGTGAAATTTCAAAATTTACAAATTTCATTATCTCAGTTGGGGGCGATGGAACGCTTATTGGTGCTTGTAGAGAAGTGGTTGGCAAATGCAACTTTAATCCATATATCTTAGGCGTTTATGATGGAAATTTAGGATTTTTAACAGATATTAAAATTTCAGAATTTAAAGGCTTTATGAGTGAGTTTTTAAAGGGTGAGTATAAGGTTGAGCACCCTTTAATGCTTGAAGCTAGGTTTTATAAAAACTCTCAGTTAGTCTCTACAAAGGTTGCTTTTAATGATGTTGTATTTACTAGAACAGCAGTTTTATCAATGAGTAGCGTTGATGCTTATCTTAATGGAGAGAAATTTAACTCATACTACGGAGATGGCGTGATAATCAGCTCACCAATTGGCTCAACTGCATATAATATGAGTGCAGGCGGACCAATAATCTATCCTTTAAGTTCTGATATTTGTATAACTCCGATATGTTCTCACAGTCTTACACAACGCCCTTTAGTTATCTCAGGCTTTGCAAATTTAAGCTTTAAAAACTCTAGTGGAAGTAAAGTAGGAGTAGTTATTGATGGGCAAAAGATCTATGATATGGATAAATTTGATGAGATTTTTGTTGGGCTTGGTAAAAGTAGTGCAAATTTAATAAGACATATCGGCAGGGATTATTTTGCTGTTTTAAGAGATAAACTAAACTGGGGACATATAAAATGA
- a CDS encoding AAA family ATPase: protein MITRLLIKNHLSFKEVELKFDKGLSVFTGASGAGKSVLMEAILAAFGLVEASASLIEADVNFKFDMSEYGILNEPINSFKMVKEKSTRYFINNQFVAKKNLTQIANEHIKYLSVRDTSEFENKNLLNLLDNIAIKNSKTHKKNLTHLAQIWKEFSEVKSELERIKAEELKLAELKEFAKFEIEKIEKISPKVGEFEELMELKKLLSKKDKIESAWSEAYGIFSFESRVVEALRISGQDASFFEEAMNELRAKKDELNLDELENIDIEKTLDRIEDLSSLEKRYGSIEEALKALDRKKFELAHYENIEFTKNDLERKFKELKINLENLANLVSSERKKAKIPLEKLLNSYLKELYMSDLKVIFSSKNIDNLGSDSIGFEVLGTELKNLSSGELNRLRLAFIASSVDILGFANGVLILDEIDANLSGKEAMSIANVLTKLAKFYQIFAISHLPQLSSKANSHFLITKNNEISSVTKLDENAKITELARMISGETISQEAINFAKKLKND from the coding sequence ATGATAACTAGGCTTTTGATTAAAAATCATCTAAGCTTTAAAGAAGTTGAGCTTAAATTTGATAAAGGACTTAGCGTATTTACTGGAGCAAGTGGGGCTGGTAAAAGTGTGCTAATGGAGGCGATTTTAGCTGCTTTTGGTCTGGTAGAAGCTAGTGCAAGTTTGATAGAAGCTGATGTAAATTTTAAATTTGATATGAGTGAGTATGGCATACTAAATGAGCCTATAAATTCTTTTAAAATGGTTAAAGAAAAAAGCACTAGATATTTTATAAATAACCAGTTTGTTGCTAAAAAAAACTTAACTCAAATAGCAAATGAGCATATAAAGTATTTAAGCGTAAGAGATACTAGCGAATTTGAAAACAAAAATTTACTAAATTTGCTTGATAATATAGCTATAAAAAACAGCAAAACTCACAAGAAAAATTTAACACATTTAGCCCAAATTTGGAAAGAATTTAGCGAAGTTAAGTCTGAGTTAGAACGCATTAAAGCTGAAGAGTTAAAGCTTGCTGAACTTAAAGAATTTGCTAAATTTGAGATAGAAAAAATAGAGAAAATTTCTCCAAAAGTTGGCGAATTTGAAGAGCTTATGGAGCTTAAAAAGCTTCTTTCTAAAAAGGATAAGATAGAATCAGCCTGGAGTGAAGCATATGGGATTTTTAGCTTTGAAAGTAGGGTTGTGGAGGCTTTAAGAATAAGTGGTCAAGACGCTAGTTTTTTTGAAGAGGCTATGAATGAACTTAGGGCTAAAAAAGATGAGCTAAATTTAGATGAACTTGAAAACATTGACATAGAAAAAACTCTTGATAGGATAGAGGATTTAAGCTCTTTAGAAAAAAGATATGGCAGCATTGAAGAGGCTTTAAAAGCACTTGATAGAAAAAAGTTTGAGTTAGCACACTATGAAAATATAGAATTTACAAAAAATGATCTAGAAAGAAAATTTAAAGAGTTAAAAATTAATCTAGAAAATTTAGCAAATTTAGTAAGTAGTGAAAGAAAAAAAGCTAAAATTCCACTTGAAAAACTTTTAAATTCATATCTAAAAGAGCTATATATGAGTGATTTAAAAGTTATATTTAGTAGTAAAAATATAGACAATTTAGGATCTGATAGTATAGGATTTGAAGTTTTAGGTACAGAACTTAAAAATTTAAGTTCAGGTGAGTTAAACCGCTTAAGGCTTGCTTTTATAGCAAGTAGTGTGGATATTTTGGGCTTTGCAAATGGAGTTTTGATTTTAGATGAAATAGATGCAAATTTAAGCGGAAAAGAGGCGATGAGTATAGCAAATGTGCTTACAAAACTAGCTAAATTTTACCAAATTTTTGCAATTTCTCACCTTCCACAGCTTAGTTCCAAAGCTAACTCACACTTTTTAATCACAAAAAATAACGAAATTTCTAGCGTTACAAAACTTGATGAAAATGCCAAAATAACAGAACTTGCAAGGATGATTAGTGGCGAAACTATAAGCCAAGAAGCTATAAATTTTGCCAAAAAACTAAAAAATGACTGA
- a CDS encoding TatD family hydrolase → MIIDTHCHLDDKQFDADLDDVIKRARCSGVGNIIIPGADINDVKKARNIAYAYDDVFFAVGVHPYNLSDWDEDRLLEFADDPKCVAVGECGLDYFRLKEDFQSDEERIAEKEMQKKVFISQIRLATKLKKPLIVHARDANQDVYDILKEHGKDLVGGVFHCFNASELLLDFEKFYYGIGGVLTFKNAKNLVEILPKIPISKLLVETDAPYLAPTPNRGKRNEPSYTTLVVDKMSEILGFSVSEIESITTKNAKELFKIKE, encoded by the coding sequence ATGATAATAGATACCCACTGTCACCTAGATGATAAGCAGTTTGATGCTGACTTAGATGATGTTATAAAACGAGCTAGATGTAGCGGAGTAGGAAACATTATTATTCCAGGTGCGGATATAAATGATGTTAAAAAGGCAAGAAATATAGCTTATGCTTATGATGATGTCTTTTTTGCAGTAGGAGTTCATCCATATAATTTAAGTGATTGGGATGAAGATAGGCTCTTAGAATTTGCAGATGATCCAAAGTGTGTAGCAGTTGGAGAGTGTGGGCTTGATTACTTTAGGCTTAAAGAGGACTTTCAAAGTGATGAAGAGCGTATTGCTGAAAAAGAGATGCAAAAAAAAGTTTTTATATCTCAAATTCGTTTAGCTACAAAGCTAAAAAAACCGCTCATTGTTCACGCAAGAGATGCAAATCAAGATGTGTATGATATCTTAAAAGAGCACGGTAAAGATTTAGTTGGTGGTGTTTTTCACTGTTTTAATGCAAGTGAGTTGCTTTTAGATTTTGAGAAATTTTACTATGGTATCGGCGGGGTTTTAACATTTAAAAATGCTAAGAATTTAGTAGAAATTTTACCTAAAATTCCTATCTCAAAGTTACTCGTAGAAACAGATGCACCATACCTTGCCCCCACACCAAATCGTGGGAAGAGAAATGAACCAAGTTATACGACACTTGTAGTTGATAAGATGTCTGAAATCTTGGGTTTTAGCGTAAGTGAGATTGAGAGTATAACTACAAAAAACGCTAAAGAGCTTTTTAAAATCAAGGAGTAA
- a CDS encoding lytic transglycosylase domain-containing protein: MRFISIFLFTFLFIVSAKADIISEVLEEFAINNTKANRDSVINIQKSITQDDIRDFKSTLKSKPNNAYIVKREIEKIDAPKFLMFLAMTESRFTNFATSDKKAAGMWQFMPKTAKAFGLDINAHVDERRDPFLSTDTAFAYIATLNGMFDNKWYLSLMAYNCGDGCMRKTIKNLGTNDFSALLNSSITPKETKGFIKKIIKYTIISKTPHIESVLVNLEPNVEIEKIKVDGGTKLSSVAKSIGVPVEDMKTYNPHIKQGVAPSTNETYHFYIPEDKLNLYALNYIGKLIRGEKELDKRFEIHRVAKDETLKDIADKWSVKVADIKELNGLKSDKVVVGYELKIPLTNLALNDNKKYSIGSASKTKKFDFRKGNIVALSDL; this comes from the coding sequence TTGAGATTTATATCAATTTTTTTATTTACATTTTTGTTTATAGTGTCGGCTAAAGCTGATATTATAAGCGAGGTTTTAGAAGAATTTGCTATAAACAATACAAAAGCAAACAGAGATAGTGTTATAAATATACAAAAATCAATAACACAAGATGACATTAGGGATTTTAAATCAACTTTAAAAAGTAAGCCAAACAACGCTTATATCGTTAAAAGAGAGATAGAAAAGATAGATGCACCAAAATTTCTAATGTTTTTGGCAATGACAGAGTCAAGATTTACAAATTTTGCTACTTCGGATAAAAAAGCAGCTGGAATGTGGCAGTTTATGCCAAAAACTGCTAAAGCATTTGGACTTGACATAAATGCTCATGTTGATGAAAGAAGAGATCCTTTTTTGTCAACCGATACAGCTTTTGCATATATTGCTACACTAAATGGTATGTTTGATAATAAATGGTATTTATCGCTTATGGCTTATAATTGTGGTGATGGGTGCATGAGAAAGACTATTAAAAATTTAGGAACTAATGATTTTAGTGCTTTACTAAATAGCTCAATCACCCCAAAAGAGACCAAAGGGTTTATAAAAAAGATTATAAAATACACAATAATCTCAAAAACACCACATATAGAGTCCGTTTTGGTAAATTTAGAGCCAAATGTTGAGATTGAAAAGATAAAAGTTGATGGTGGGACAAAACTTTCTAGTGTTGCTAAAAGTATAGGCGTTCCAGTTGAGGATATGAAAACTTACAACCCACATATCAAACAAGGAGTTGCTCCAAGTACAAATGAAACCTATCACTTTTATATACCAGAAGATAAGTTAAATTTATATGCGTTAAACTATATCGGCAAGCTTATAAGAGGCGAAAAAGAGCTTGATAAGAGATTTGAAATTCATAGAGTTGCTAAAGATGAAACACTTAAAGATATAGCGGATAAATGGAGTGTTAAAGTGGCTGATATTAAAGAACTTAATGGATTAAAAAGCGATAAAGTTGTTGTTGGATATGAACTTAAAATTCCATTAACTAATCTAGCATTAAATGATAATAAAAAATACAGTATCGGTTCTGCATCCAAAACTAAGAAATTTGATTTTAGAAAAGGCAACATTGTTGCTTTAAGTGATTTGTAA
- a CDS encoding septal ring lytic transglycosylase RlpA family protein, with translation MGTPKKATPATMRPYTIRGKTYYPETVKVGDTQSGLASWYGPGFHGKSTSNGERYSMYAQTAAHKTYPMNTMVKVTNTNNGKSTIVRINDRGPFVAGRVIDLSKKAASDIDVVARGTAPVKLEVVGFYGKTATISTPAKDRVFLGGNFMVQVGAFKNRTGAEIYKAQYDGESGYKTAVKEYHADGLYRVFLTGFKSEDEARDFALNTHISGAFVVRQ, from the coding sequence ATAGGAACTCCTAAAAAAGCAACTCCAGCAACCATGAGACCATATACTATAAGAGGAAAAACCTACTATCCTGAAACTGTTAAGGTTGGCGATACACAAAGTGGGCTTGCTAGTTGGTATGGTCCTGGATTTCACGGTAAAAGTACTTCAAATGGCGAAAGATACAGTATGTATGCTCAAACAGCAGCACATAAAACATATCCGATGAATACAATGGTAAAGGTCACAAATACAAATAATGGTAAAAGCACTATTGTGAGGATAAATGATAGAGGTCCATTTGTAGCTGGCAGGGTTATAGATCTATCTAAAAAAGCAGCTTCTGATATAGATGTTGTAGCTAGAGGAACAGCTCCTGTTAAGCTTGAAGTCGTTGGATTTTATGGCAAAACCGCTACTATTTCAACTCCTGCTAAAGATAGAGTTTTTTTAGGTGGAAATTTTATGGTTCAAGTTGGAGCGTTTAAAAACAGAACTGGAGCTGAAATTTATAAAGCTCAATATGATGGCGAAAGTGGATATAAAACAGCTGTTAAAGAGTATCATGCAGATGGGCTTTATAGGGTTTTCTTAACAGGATTTAAAAGCGAAGATGAAGCAAGAGATTTCGCACTTAATACCCACATAAGTGGCGCATTTGTAGTAAGGCAGTAG
- the hisB gene encoding imidazoleglycerol-phosphate dehydratase HisB — MIRQTKETKISLELEIYGSGKGDIKSGVGFFDHMLEAFAKHSLMDLKVECDGDTFVDDHHSVEDIGIVLGQVLKEQIYPIKNVERYGNAVVVMDEAAVSCDLDLSNRAFLVYESIKSGFIGKFDAELLPEFFRAVAFNAGITLHITKLRGENKHHIAEASFKAFGVALRRALAKNDRVGIPSTKGVL; from the coding sequence ATGATAAGGCAAACTAAAGAGACAAAAATTTCACTAGAACTTGAAATTTATGGTAGTGGAAAAGGTGATATCAAAAGTGGCGTTGGGTTTTTTGATCATATGCTTGAAGCCTTTGCTAAGCACTCTTTAATGGATCTAAAAGTAGAGTGTGATGGCGATACATTTGTAGATGATCATCATAGCGTTGAAGATATCGGCATAGTTTTAGGTCAGGTTTTAAAAGAGCAAATTTATCCTATAAAAAATGTAGAAAGATATGGCAATGCTGTAGTTGTTATGGATGAAGCTGCTGTATCTTGCGATTTGGATTTATCAAATAGAGCATTTTTAGTTTATGAGAGTATAAAAAGTGGCTTTATTGGTAAATTTGATGCAGAGTTGTTGCCTGAGTTTTTTAGAGCTGTAGCTTTTAATGCTGGTATCACACTTCACATCACAAAACTAAGAGGCGAAAACAAGCATCATATAGCAGAAGCGTCATTTAAAGCTTTTGGAGTTGCTCTAAGAAGGGCTTTAGCTAAAAATGATAGAGTTGGAATTCCTAGCACAAAAGGAGTTTTATGA
- a CDS encoding KdsC family phosphatase: MIEIIFLDVDGCLTDGGLYYTNSGDEFKKFNVNDGFGIEQWNKMGKISAIITGKSSAIVEKRASDLKIKYVYQSVKDKLSVAKEILAKENLSFENAAAIGDDLNDIKLLNAVNLSFKPANAHEILKTDITLKKCGGSGAVREMIEIIVDKNGESKLWFDKWR, from the coding sequence ATGATAGAGATTATTTTTTTAGATGTTGATGGATGCTTAACAGATGGTGGACTTTACTATACAAATAGTGGTGATGAGTTTAAGAAATTTAATGTAAATGATGGCTTTGGCATAGAACAGTGGAACAAAATGGGTAAAATTTCAGCTATCATCACAGGAAAAAGTTCTGCTATAGTGGAAAAAAGAGCGTCTGATCTAAAAATAAAATATGTCTATCAATCTGTAAAAGATAAACTATCCGTTGCAAAAGAAATTCTAGCTAAAGAGAATCTAAGCTTTGAAAATGCTGCGGCAATTGGTGATGATTTAAATGATATAAAACTTTTAAATGCTGTAAATCTAAGCTTTAAGCCCGCAAATGCACATGAAATTTTAAAAACAGATATTACTCTTAAAAAGTGTGGTGGAAGCGGTGCTGTTAGAGAGATGATAGAGATTATCGTAGATAAAAATGGCGAATCAAAGCTTTGGTTTGATAAATGGCGCTAA